A genomic segment from Leptotrichia sp. OH3620_COT-345 encodes:
- a CDS encoding sodium:alanine symporter family protein: MGYEQLVNLINTINDFIASNILMWGLLGAGAFLSIILGFPQVTKFPRALGIVFGGLFKKQKNSKEGSMSSFQALATAIAAQVGTGNVAGVATAITAGGPGAIFWMWVSAFLGMGTIFTEAALAQKYRTKINGELVGGPAYYISHGLKKTGIFGKFLAGFFAISIILALGFMGNAVQANSIASGIKGISGLESINPGIIGLIVAVLAALIFLGGMQRIAKFAELVVPVMATVYIFASIAVLFMFHDKVIPTFIWILQSAFTPTAAAGGILGVAVKSAVQKGIARGLFSNEAGMGSTPHAHAVAHVKHPAEQGLSAIVGVFIDTVVVCSATALSILVTGAYNVQGADGKYLKGAQLTQGAFKISFGEPGAILLAVCLAFFAFTTIIGWYYFGESNIKYLFGKSALLPYRIIVIVCIIVGSLQEVELVWSLADIFNSLMVLPNLIAIVWLSFEVRALLKDYNKKYTEGDVHYDYKDE; the protein is encoded by the coding sequence ATGGGTTACGAACAGTTAGTAAATCTGATAAATACAATAAATGATTTTATTGCCAGTAATATCCTGATGTGGGGATTATTGGGAGCGGGAGCTTTTTTAAGTATTATTTTAGGATTTCCTCAAGTAACAAAATTTCCGAGAGCTTTAGGAATAGTATTTGGAGGTCTGTTTAAAAAACAGAAAAATTCCAAAGAAGGATCCATGTCATCGTTTCAGGCACTTGCCACTGCAATTGCGGCACAAGTGGGAACAGGGAATGTTGCCGGAGTTGCAACAGCCATAACAGCAGGAGGACCCGGAGCGATTTTCTGGATGTGGGTTTCAGCTTTTCTCGGAATGGGAACCATTTTTACTGAAGCTGCTTTAGCTCAGAAATATAGAACTAAAATTAATGGAGAATTAGTGGGAGGTCCGGCATATTACATATCTCACGGTTTGAAAAAAACGGGAATATTCGGTAAATTTTTGGCAGGATTTTTTGCAATATCTATAATTTTGGCATTAGGCTTTATGGGAAATGCGGTTCAGGCAAACTCCATAGCATCGGGAATTAAAGGAATAAGCGGACTGGAAAGTATAAATCCGGGAATAATAGGACTTATAGTGGCAGTTCTTGCTGCATTAATCTTTTTGGGAGGAATGCAGAGAATTGCAAAGTTTGCCGAATTGGTAGTTCCGGTTATGGCAACAGTGTATATATTTGCAAGTATTGCAGTTTTGTTTATGTTTCATGATAAAGTAATTCCTACATTTATATGGATATTACAAAGTGCTTTTACTCCTACTGCAGCGGCAGGAGGAATTTTAGGAGTAGCAGTAAAATCAGCAGTTCAAAAGGGTATTGCAAGAGGGTTGTTTTCAAATGAAGCAGGAATGGGTTCTACACCTCATGCCCATGCAGTAGCACATGTTAAACACCCGGCAGAACAGGGACTATCAGCTATAGTAGGAGTGTTTATAGATACTGTAGTTGTATGTTCTGCTACAGCTTTATCTATCCTTGTAACAGGAGCGTATAATGTTCAGGGAGCTGATGGAAAATACCTAAAGGGAGCTCAACTTACTCAGGGAGCTTTTAAAATATCCTTTGGTGAACCCGGAGCAATCTTATTGGCAGTGTGTCTTGCATTTTTTGCATTTACAACTATAATAGGATGGTATTATTTTGGTGAATCCAATATTAAATATTTATTCGGAAAATCGGCCTTACTTCCATATAGAATAATAGTAATAGTCTGTATAATAGTCGGATCATTACAGGAAGTGGAATTAGTATGGTCTTTAGCTGATATTTTCAATAGTCTTATGGTTCTTCCGAACTTAATAGCTATTGTCTGGCTATCATTTGAAGTCAGAGCATTATTAAAAGACTACAACAAGAAATATACAGAAGGAGATGTACATTACGATTATAAAGATGAATAG